In the Cellvibrio sp. KY-GH-1 genome, TGGCCCGAGGCATAATCAGGAGCGGATAGATGAGTCGCTGGGATGGATTTGAGGAATTTGTCGAAGTGGTTAGGTGCAGCAGTTTTTCTGCGGCAGCAACGACGCTGGGGGTGTCCAAAGCGCATGTGAGTCAGCAAATCAGTAAATTGGAGGAACGATTAGGTACGCGTCTTTTACATCGTACCACTCGAAAAATTTCCCTTTCGGAAACCGGACAAATCTATTACGAACAATGTCAGCAAATTATCGAGGATCTGGAAAATGCGGAGCAGTCAGTCAATACATTGCAGAATGATGCGCAAGGATTACTGCGGATAAGTGCTCCACATCTGTTGGGCGAGTTATTACTCATCCCCGCGATAGCAAATTTTTTAACACTCCATCCAAAATTGGAAATTGATATTGATTTGAATAGCCATAAGGTGGATTTGATTGCAAGTCGTTATGATATTGCTGTTGAGGTAGGTGAGCGCAAGGATATCAATGTGGTTAATCGTGTGTTAGCTCCCACCCGCTTTCATGTAGTGGCAAGCCCCGAGTATTTACAACACTGTGCGGCGCCGACACATCCGGATGATTTAAAACATCATCACTGTTTGTTATTTTCAG is a window encoding:
- a CDS encoding LysR family transcriptional regulator, with the protein product MSRWDGFEEFVEVVRCSSFSAAATTLGVSKAHVSQQISKLEERLGTRLLHRTTRKISLSETGQIYYEQCQQIIEDLENAEQSVNTLQNDAQGLLRISAPHLLGELLLIPAIANFLTLHPKLEIDIDLNSHKVDLIASRYDIAVEVGERKDINVVNRVLAPTRFHVVASPEYLQHCAAPTHPDDLKHHHCLLFSDYGHIKPWRFSGPDGIISVTPKCSWRCNSGHGLRAGAKQGLGLAYLPDYYLKEDLEQGKLVKVMNDWQSADRNLVAIYQHRRHLSSKIRLFTEFMRETFSKEIPLMSA